A window from Aquabacterium sp. NJ1 encodes these proteins:
- a CDS encoding ATP-binding protein, whose amino-acid sequence MKPKTRNAPPRAMAMLEALRGLGYSTAAALADVIDNSISAGAGEVHVDFTWDGQNSRIAVLDDGRGMDDGELESAMRLGDKNPLDARAAHDLGRFGMGLKTASFSQCRRLTVATVKDGSASCLRWDLDELAANPESGWLLFEGPAPGSKPFIASLKGKTAGTLVLWETLDRVVTPGYTSDDYHDLIDNVESHLAMVFHRLLQGPRAKLRLLLNGSPVAPWDPFMSGHPAKPWASPTTNHPTDYGVVSVQCHVLPHRDKLTNAEFEASGGPAGWTAQQGFYVYRNERLLVAGGWLGLGNSRAWNREEAHRLARIRLDIPNTADADWKIDVRKSTARPPISLRPWLMSLAENTRERARHVFAYRGTPTPAQGNTPVEQVWRIDRVKAGMRYRIDEKHASVAAVLANVGELQPLVRAMLRVIEETVPVQRIWLDTAENKETPRTGFEGEPNAAVIEVAQVLFDDLIERKGLSIEEARKSMARTEPFQKYPALVAKLGSEK is encoded by the coding sequence ATGAAACCCAAAACGCGCAATGCGCCACCGCGCGCGATGGCGATGCTCGAAGCTCTGCGCGGGCTTGGCTATTCGACGGCCGCCGCACTTGCCGATGTCATCGACAACAGCATTTCAGCTGGAGCAGGAGAGGTTCACGTAGATTTTACCTGGGACGGTCAGAACAGTCGGATTGCTGTCCTGGACGATGGTCGCGGTATGGATGATGGTGAACTCGAAAGCGCCATGCGCCTTGGGGATAAGAATCCGCTTGATGCACGAGCCGCCCACGATCTCGGGCGATTCGGTATGGGCCTCAAGACGGCCTCCTTTTCTCAATGCCGCAGGCTCACGGTTGCCACCGTAAAAGATGGCTCGGCAAGTTGCCTTCGGTGGGACCTGGATGAACTCGCCGCCAATCCGGAGAGCGGCTGGCTTCTGTTCGAGGGGCCTGCGCCAGGGTCGAAGCCGTTCATCGCGAGCCTCAAGGGTAAGACGGCTGGAACGCTGGTTCTGTGGGAAACCCTGGACCGTGTCGTTACCCCAGGCTATACATCTGACGACTATCACGACCTCATCGACAACGTCGAGTCTCATTTGGCAATGGTGTTTCATCGACTGCTTCAGGGGCCACGCGCAAAGCTTCGGCTGCTCTTGAATGGCAGCCCTGTCGCGCCTTGGGATCCCTTCATGTCGGGTCATCCTGCGAAGCCCTGGGCGTCTCCAACGACCAATCATCCGACCGATTACGGGGTGGTCTCGGTTCAGTGCCATGTCTTGCCTCATCGCGACAAATTGACCAACGCCGAGTTCGAAGCAAGTGGTGGCCCGGCGGGTTGGACGGCTCAGCAAGGCTTCTATGTCTACCGGAACGAGCGACTCCTGGTTGCTGGCGGATGGCTTGGTCTTGGCAACTCGCGGGCATGGAACAGGGAAGAGGCTCACCGATTGGCTCGCATTCGCCTGGACATTCCCAACACAGCCGACGCGGACTGGAAAATCGATGTCCGAAAATCGACTGCACGTCCACCTATTTCACTAAGGCCATGGCTGATGTCTCTGGCCGAGAACACGCGCGAACGGGCTCGGCACGTGTTCGCCTATCGGGGTACGCCAACGCCTGCGCAAGGCAACACACCGGTCGAGCAGGTTTGGCGGATTGATCGTGTCAAGGCCGGGATGCGATATCGGATTGACGAGAAGCACGCTTCCGTCGCTGCAGTTCTTGCCAATGTCGGGGAGTTGCAGCCACTGGTGAGGGCGATGCTTCGAGTCATCGAGGAGACCGTCCCAGTGCAGCGCATCTGGCTGGATACAGCAGAAAACAAGGAGACGCCACGAACGGGGTTCGAGGGTGAACCCAATGCGGCCGTGATCGAGGTCGCTCAGGTGCTCTTCGATGATCTGATCGAACGCAAGGGTCTGAGCATCGAGGAGGCGCGCAAGTCGATGGCGCGCACGGAACCGTTCCAAAAATATCCCGCGCTTGTCGCAAAACTAGGGAGTGAAAAATGA
- a CDS encoding Z1 domain-containing protein codes for MIAAEEAAVQAQLLEDVIATAQRLVKAEKDSSKITPSYIAEKVSLAAAMFASDPPVPLDEAKAVATLIQRFSHRMGKATTLKDNTGHFDWLTATRKKDWHYWRRYRDYQESKLSDVVVDGLDEATDDILGLLEDPLRTDAWDRRGLVVGHVQSGKTSNYTGLINKAADAGYKIIIVLAGMHNNLRSQTQMRLEEGFLGYETTADRDAGAAIGVAGFGEDLKTNSATTRAENGDFSKSIAKHFHGISPEERPWLFVVKKQKTVLTELLKWIQARVADTPSSMPDWKFVTKLPLLMIDDEADNASVDTGEQVFNDDGTPDEEHQPKTINSLIRQLLHSFTRKAYVGYTATPFANIYIHHKGATAKEGPDLFPKAFIINLAAPSNYVGPARMFGKLTKDGRVGALPLSRSILDHYDPEADVGWMPPKHKKTHIPVYRGHEAIPLSLRKAIHSFVLVCAARELRGQGAEHSSMLIHVTRYVAVQDHVREQVEETVRRMRQKVTRGSDADELLMQMREIWDEDFIPTRDKVAELSSTVERPPELPSWDDVVAKLPDVLNDIVVRSINGTAKDALDYATPGASLKVIAVGGDKLARGLTLEGLCVSYFVRTTKMYDTLMQMGRWFGYRPGYLDLCRLYTSPDLVKWFGHIADASEELREEFDFMAKAKLTPEQYGLKVMSHEILTVTSPLKMRNAQTLSLTYSGTRPQTILFHRDARVQGANLAATDALIASLGMNFLPGPKYPRDGDADSWSGARLWKDVDASNVLAFLSAYATHPNATSAKAGVLADFITKMIDIGKLKQWSIALLTGGEGIGATHVFPGDFEVKSFQTRKTEDPDPPGIKDPAMFAIGVLTDPKDEGIDLDDDVWRDALARTRAAWKPEPARGRVNLPTIPSGKGIRESRDRLGGKADRGLLLLYSLAPYYKGKAMLPENLIVPGWDKPIMAFAIAFPSSENGVRVEYEVNLLYWMQEYGPSE; via the coding sequence ATGATTGCAGCAGAAGAGGCAGCAGTGCAGGCGCAGTTGCTCGAAGATGTCATCGCCACGGCGCAGCGGCTTGTGAAGGCTGAGAAGGATTCGTCAAAGATCACGCCGTCCTACATCGCTGAAAAGGTAAGTCTGGCCGCCGCGATGTTTGCGAGCGATCCGCCAGTGCCATTGGATGAGGCCAAGGCGGTTGCCACCCTGATTCAACGATTCAGCCACCGGATGGGCAAGGCCACTACCCTCAAGGACAACACCGGGCACTTCGATTGGCTCACCGCCACTCGCAAGAAGGACTGGCATTACTGGCGCCGATATCGTGACTACCAAGAGTCCAAGCTGTCCGATGTGGTCGTCGATGGCCTTGACGAAGCGACAGACGACATTCTCGGACTTCTCGAAGACCCGCTGCGGACAGATGCCTGGGATCGTCGCGGTCTCGTTGTCGGACATGTGCAGTCCGGCAAGACCAGCAACTACACGGGCTTGATCAACAAGGCCGCAGACGCTGGCTACAAGATCATCATCGTGCTGGCGGGCATGCACAACAACCTGCGTTCGCAGACCCAGATGCGCCTTGAAGAAGGCTTCCTGGGCTATGAGACAACGGCAGATCGCGACGCGGGTGCGGCCATCGGCGTAGCCGGTTTTGGCGAGGACCTCAAAACCAACTCGGCAACGACGCGGGCGGAAAACGGCGATTTCAGCAAATCCATCGCCAAGCACTTTCATGGCATCTCCCCGGAAGAGCGTCCTTGGCTCTTTGTGGTCAAGAAGCAAAAAACCGTGCTGACAGAGCTTCTCAAATGGATTCAGGCGCGCGTGGCCGACACCCCAAGCTCGATGCCTGATTGGAAGTTCGTCACCAAGCTGCCGCTACTGATGATCGACGACGAGGCCGACAACGCTTCGGTGGATACCGGCGAACAGGTGTTCAACGACGATGGGACGCCCGACGAGGAGCACCAGCCCAAAACCATCAACAGCTTGATCCGCCAACTGCTTCACTCCTTCACGCGCAAGGCCTATGTGGGCTACACGGCCACTCCGTTCGCCAACATCTACATTCACCACAAAGGAGCCACAGCCAAGGAAGGTCCAGATCTTTTCCCCAAGGCCTTCATCATCAATTTGGCCGCTCCGTCGAATTACGTTGGCCCTGCCCGTATGTTTGGCAAGTTGACCAAGGATGGCCGTGTAGGAGCCCTCCCACTGTCACGCAGCATCCTGGACCATTACGACCCGGAAGCCGATGTGGGATGGATGCCGCCCAAGCACAAGAAGACGCACATCCCCGTCTACAGGGGGCATGAGGCGATACCGCTGTCCCTGCGCAAGGCCATCCATTCCTTCGTGCTTGTTTGCGCCGCGCGCGAACTACGAGGCCAAGGGGCCGAGCACAGCTCCATGCTGATTCACGTCACTCGATATGTGGCGGTGCAAGACCACGTGCGCGAGCAGGTCGAGGAAACTGTGCGCCGCATGCGGCAGAAGGTCACCCGTGGCAGCGACGCCGATGAGTTGCTCATGCAAATGCGCGAGATCTGGGATGAAGACTTCATCCCCACGCGCGACAAAGTCGCCGAGCTCTCTTCAACTGTGGAGCGTCCTCCCGAACTGCCCTCGTGGGATGACGTGGTCGCGAAGCTGCCCGATGTACTGAATGACATCGTCGTGCGCTCCATCAATGGAACGGCCAAAGATGCATTGGATTACGCAACTCCCGGCGCCTCGCTCAAGGTCATCGCCGTCGGAGGCGATAAGCTCGCTCGGGGCCTGACCCTTGAAGGTCTTTGCGTGAGCTACTTCGTCCGCACGACGAAGATGTACGACACGCTGATGCAGATGGGCCGTTGGTTCGGCTATCGACCGGGATACCTGGACCTCTGCCGCCTCTACACCTCGCCGGACTTGGTGAAGTGGTTCGGCCACATCGCAGACGCCTCCGAGGAGCTGCGCGAAGAATTCGACTTCATGGCGAAGGCGAAGCTCACGCCAGAGCAATACGGCCTCAAGGTCATGTCGCACGAGATTCTCACCGTCACCTCGCCGTTGAAGATGCGCAACGCGCAGACGCTGTCCCTGACTTACAGCGGTACGCGGCCCCAAACCATCCTCTTCCACCGGGACGCCAGAGTCCAAGGGGCGAACCTCGCCGCGACCGACGCGTTGATAGCCTCCCTCGGCATGAATTTCTTGCCGGGGCCGAAGTATCCACGCGATGGCGATGCTGACTCTTGGTCAGGCGCTCGCCTTTGGAAAGATGTCGATGCTTCGAATGTGCTTGCATTCTTGAGCGCCTATGCGACCCACCCCAATGCCACCAGTGCCAAGGCGGGAGTGCTCGCGGACTTCATCACCAAGATGATCGACATTGGCAAATTGAAGCAATGGAGCATCGCGCTTTTAACCGGTGGCGAAGGGATTGGCGCAACGCATGTCTTCCCTGGCGACTTCGAAGTCAAGTCCTTCCAGACACGCAAAACCGAAGACCCCGACCCACCGGGCATCAAGGATCCCGCCATGTTCGCCATCGGCGTGCTGACCGATCCCAAGGACGAGGGCATCGATCTCGATGACGATGTTTGGCGTGATGCGCTGGCCCGCACTCGCGCGGCGTGGAAGCCCGAGCCCGCTCGCGGCCGAGTCAATCTGCCAACCATTCCCAGCGGCAAAGGCATCCGCGAGTCGCGCGACAGGCTTGGAGGCAAGGCCGATCGCGGCCTGTTGCTGCTTTACTCCCTTGCCCCCTACTACAAGGGCAAGGCGATGCTCCCTGAAAACCTCATCGTGCCTGGCTGGGACAAGCCCATCATGGCCTTTGCCATCGCGTTCCCGTCGAGCGAGAACGGCGTTCGCGTGGAATACGAAGTAAACCTCCTCTATTGGATGCAGGAATATGGCCCGTCCGAGTAA
- a CDS encoding PD-(D/E)XK motif protein, protein MAWSSLTGIDTEPGWQAIALPSAGALDVRAGRRSPDNAEAVLVGFPTVRLAVADKLPEGQGFTVERADPEGNGRLWLALTRKTAGSTELFATMACDVVGALDEAVATGADEGKLVRVFIRRVGAWQEFMRKGTQALSPESEIGLIGELTLLRAIIEAGVPAAPAIESWVGPLDGLQDFELGTGAVEVKTTLSSSSFPARIGSLEQLDDAVRQPLFMAGVKLRQTPGGQNLPEFVEAMRQAIKGELEAERVFTERLLVAGYIDSHADRYPRRFEHAGMRVVEVTNDFPRLTSGKVPAGIMRATYDIDLDKVPGENVGTEGALKELGAI, encoded by the coding sequence ATGGCATGGTCGTCGCTCACGGGCATCGACACCGAGCCAGGCTGGCAGGCCATCGCGCTACCTTCTGCGGGGGCGCTGGACGTGCGTGCTGGGCGGCGCTCACCGGACAATGCCGAGGCGGTGCTGGTGGGGTTTCCGACCGTGCGTCTGGCTGTGGCCGACAAGCTTCCGGAGGGCCAGGGGTTCACTGTGGAACGAGCGGACCCTGAGGGCAACGGCCGACTCTGGCTCGCCCTGACGCGAAAGACCGCTGGCAGCACTGAGCTTTTTGCAACCATGGCATGCGATGTTGTCGGCGCTCTCGACGAGGCGGTGGCGACCGGAGCCGACGAGGGAAAGCTTGTGCGTGTCTTCATCAGGCGTGTTGGGGCCTGGCAGGAGTTCATGCGCAAAGGAACCCAAGCCCTAAGCCCTGAGTCCGAGATCGGCCTGATTGGCGAGCTCACGCTGCTGCGTGCCATCATTGAAGCTGGAGTCCCCGCAGCGCCTGCTATTGAATCGTGGGTTGGACCACTGGATGGTCTCCAGGACTTCGAGCTCGGCACTGGGGCTGTGGAGGTCAAGACCACGCTTTCTTCTAGTAGCTTTCCCGCCAGGATTGGTTCGCTTGAGCAGTTGGACGATGCGGTACGTCAGCCTTTATTTATGGCTGGCGTGAAACTGAGGCAAACCCCAGGCGGTCAGAATCTACCTGAGTTTGTCGAGGCGATGCGTCAGGCAATAAAAGGCGAACTGGAGGCAGAAAGGGTGTTTACCGAGCGTTTGCTTGTTGCGGGTTACATCGACTCACATGCAGATCGCTATCCTCGGCGGTTTGAGCATGCTGGAATGCGTGTCGTCGAAGTGACGAATGATTTTCCTCGCTTGACCTCAGGCAAGGTTCCTGCAGGGATCATGAGGGCCACCTATGACATTGACCTCGACAAGGTTCCTGGCGAGAACGTCGGGACTGAGGGTGCGTTGAAAGAACTGGGAGCGATCTGA
- a CDS encoding AIPR family protein, with protein sequence MNLPEFLSETQAAVRSQMRDGALYEELVFSSIVMEHMSEIGMTFEPVECHFEGKVGNANLRLSGYSLSEESDQLDLFVSLYANVDVPTPVPDADTQKAVEQCLRFLQLCAEGKMAPKLDPSSDVRSLAETLQAIYDDLEQIRVYVITDRVAKSKSFKTRDIGGKAVRLEVMDIERLHRHWSEGKPRDELIVDFVEVSGLPLPCVFVPGENDDYDYALTAIPAEALRLLYEKFGARLLEANVRSFLSVKGKGVNAGIQNTLRSAPERFMAYNNGIVIVADEMRLGKSDEGASGIAWLKGLQIVNGGQTTASIYFTKKKYPDIDLSRVRVPAKIIVMRAQDSAKEEALVSDISRFANSQNAVRQSDLSANKPFHVEIEKLSRSVYCPDGVGQWFYERAAGSYNTLLVREGTTPSKLKVLKDAIPTARRITKTDLAKYITAWDRKPDIVSLGSQKNFDKFMAGLTPLDGMEAPLPTVADFKAMIAKTKIYRDAQKLLRPMFPAFQANVTAYTVSLLAQQLGDRIDLDRIWAKQAVSPELLAQIAVWAKEVNDVLHSSSGGKMVSEWAKRPECKEAVMGASYSSPAANIPEIRGS encoded by the coding sequence ATGAATTTGCCTGAATTCCTGAGCGAGACTCAGGCCGCTGTTCGATCTCAGATGCGAGATGGTGCCCTATATGAGGAGCTGGTTTTTTCGTCCATCGTGATGGAGCACATGTCGGAAATCGGCATGACGTTTGAACCTGTCGAATGTCATTTCGAGGGCAAGGTTGGCAATGCGAACTTGAGGTTGAGTGGCTATTCGCTCTCCGAGGAAAGTGATCAGCTCGACCTGTTTGTCAGCCTTTACGCCAATGTTGATGTGCCGACGCCCGTTCCGGACGCAGACACTCAGAAAGCTGTCGAGCAATGTCTGCGCTTTCTGCAACTGTGTGCCGAGGGCAAGATGGCTCCGAAGCTGGATCCATCCAGCGATGTGCGCTCGCTGGCCGAAACGCTCCAGGCCATCTACGACGACCTGGAGCAGATTCGCGTCTATGTCATCACGGATCGCGTCGCCAAGTCCAAGAGCTTCAAAACGCGGGACATTGGTGGCAAGGCGGTGCGCCTTGAGGTGATGGACATCGAGCGACTGCATCGACATTGGTCCGAAGGTAAGCCGCGTGATGAACTGATCGTCGATTTCGTCGAAGTATCCGGTCTGCCATTGCCATGCGTCTTCGTCCCGGGCGAAAACGACGATTACGACTATGCGTTGACTGCGATCCCTGCAGAGGCCCTTCGACTTCTGTATGAAAAATTTGGCGCCCGTCTCCTGGAGGCCAACGTCCGTTCATTCTTGAGCGTCAAGGGCAAAGGGGTCAATGCAGGAATCCAGAACACGCTGCGATCGGCACCCGAGCGGTTCATGGCCTATAACAACGGCATCGTGATCGTCGCTGATGAAATGCGCTTGGGAAAATCTGATGAAGGGGCAAGTGGGATTGCGTGGTTGAAGGGTTTGCAAATCGTCAACGGGGGGCAGACGACCGCCTCGATTTACTTTACGAAGAAGAAGTACCCCGATATCGATCTGAGTCGGGTGCGCGTGCCAGCCAAGATCATCGTCATGCGAGCCCAGGATTCGGCAAAGGAAGAGGCACTCGTCTCTGATATCTCGCGATTCGCAAACAGCCAAAATGCGGTGAGACAGTCCGATCTGTCGGCCAACAAGCCGTTCCATGTCGAGATTGAGAAGCTCTCACGTTCTGTCTATTGCCCTGATGGCGTGGGTCAATGGTTCTACGAGCGTGCCGCCGGAAGCTACAACACGCTACTGGTCCGCGAAGGAACCACGCCTAGCAAGCTCAAGGTGTTGAAGGACGCTATCCCAACAGCTCGAAGGATCACCAAAACTGACTTGGCTAAATACATCACGGCCTGGGACAGGAAGCCGGACATCGTGAGTCTGGGCTCGCAAAAGAACTTCGACAAGTTCATGGCCGGGCTCACTCCGCTGGATGGCATGGAAGCGCCGCTGCCGACGGTCGCCGATTTCAAGGCGATGATCGCAAAGACCAAGATTTACCGGGACGCGCAAAAGCTTTTGCGGCCGATGTTTCCTGCTTTCCAAGCGAACGTTACTGCTTACACGGTATCGCTTCTTGCTCAGCAACTTGGTGATCGCATTGACCTTGACCGGATATGGGCCAAGCAGGCGGTCTCGCCTGAACTGCTTGCACAAATCGCCGTGTGGGCCAAGGAAGTCAATGATGTGCTGCACTCGTCCTCCGGCGGAAAGATGGTCTCGGAGTGGGCAAAGCGGCCTGAATGCAAGGAAGCCGTGATGGGCGCGAGTTATTCGAGTCCTGCAGCGAACATACCGGAAATTCGGGGTAGCTGA
- a CDS encoding HAD family hydrolase encodes MTDKFPASSSAPLVIFDLDDTLVDTSHVYWEARTKFLGYMNDLGFDVEEVLSRFEEIDTNLLGKYGHAPERYLASMRETYGSLCKEVGGGESPDVMERIQHAGDWVIKTVPELIPDAIKLLEGVKSLGFAAILLTRGVEAVQKRKIELHGLEKYFSKIEVVSKKDSDLFASIMKGAKAEPSQCWVVGDSIKSDINPAIISGANCILYLYTHHSYYWRQEYGASPVGEFRIAHNLIDVLSILGDPSGSPLTSSVPERSPHLPL; translated from the coding sequence ATGACAGATAAATTTCCCGCAAGTTCGAGTGCTCCCCTAGTCATTTTTGACTTGGATGATACTCTGGTGGATACGAGCCATGTTTACTGGGAGGCGCGGACGAAATTCCTTGGTTACATGAACGATCTTGGGTTTGATGTTGAAGAGGTTTTGTCGCGGTTTGAAGAAATTGATACCAATTTATTGGGGAAATACGGTCATGCGCCAGAAAGATATCTGGCGTCAATGCGTGAAACGTATGGATCCCTTTGTAAGGAGGTCGGGGGGGGCGAATCCCCTGATGTTATGGAGAGAATCCAGCATGCCGGAGATTGGGTCATTAAAACGGTTCCCGAACTTATACCGGATGCAATAAAACTATTGGAGGGTGTCAAAAGTCTTGGATTTGCCGCCATCTTGCTGACAAGAGGGGTCGAGGCCGTTCAAAAGAGGAAAATAGAACTCCACGGACTGGAGAAATACTTCTCGAAAATAGAGGTGGTCAGTAAAAAGGATTCCGATTTGTTTGCCTCCATTATGAAGGGGGCGAAGGCGGAGCCATCACAATGCTGGGTCGTAGGGGACTCAATTAAATCGGATATCAATCCTGCCATAATTTCTGGCGCAAATTGTATTCTCTATCTCTACACTCATCATTCATACTATTGGCGGCAAGAGTATGGTGCAAGTCCAGTTGGGGAGTTTCGTATTGCCCATAACTTGATTGATGTCTTGAGTATATTGGGGGACCCAAGCGGAAGTCCGCTTACTTCATCGGTGCCAGAAAGAAGTCCACATTTGCCCTTGTGA
- a CDS encoding very short patch repair endonuclease has translation MADIVPPTVRSRMMSGIRGGDTKPELMVRKCLFASGYRFRLHRKDLPGCPDVVLTGRRIAVFVHGCFWHQHLGCKYAKLPGTRVDFWRGKLSANVVRDRHAIELLGVLGWRVLVIWECATRTKVGRDALPEKLREWIEGSTLYGEISLQTTP, from the coding sequence ATGGCAGACATCGTTCCACCAACAGTGCGAAGCCGCATGATGTCGGGTATTCGTGGCGGTGACACCAAGCCAGAGTTGATGGTCCGCAAGTGTCTCTTTGCTTCTGGGTACCGTTTCCGCCTTCACCGAAAGGATTTACCTGGGTGTCCTGACGTGGTCTTGACAGGGCGTCGCATCGCGGTCTTTGTCCACGGATGCTTTTGGCATCAACACCTCGGTTGCAAATATGCCAAGCTACCCGGCACAAGGGTTGATTTTTGGAGAGGGAAGCTGTCCGCGAATGTAGTGCGGGATCGGCACGCAATCGAATTGCTCGGAGTGCTAGGCTGGCGTGTGCTTGTCATTTGGGAATGTGCAACACGAACCAAGGTGGGGCGTGATGCCTTGCCCGAAAAATTGCGTGAATGGATTGAGGGCTCGACTCTCTATGGTGAAATCAGCCTTCAGACGACTCCATGA
- a CDS encoding DNA cytosine methyltransferase, with protein MRKIASSWQNAKQEHMSTAKAAIPVIDLFAGPGGLGEGFSSLLDDKGNRRFEVKVSIEKDPIAHKTLSLRALVRHFKKDKIPDCYYDYVQGKITREELFGHPSVPEAARLGAQEAKCAELGVTPHKEIDAWIRDALGNAKQWVLIGGPPCQAYSMAGRSRLRPKDPENFEKDKRHFLYTEYLRIIKEFGPSVFVMENVKGMLTSQHGGSPIFDRILSDLRSPGNGHEYRIRSLVVEGEDLDPHDYVIESENYGLPQSRHRVILFGIRSDLAGQAGPLLGQPERFLLKKRKGKVGVRSALKGLPLLRSRLSKEPDSQEAWLAAVKQAPHGLKGWRLPIRSMIETEMDAAWKKAQKYESSGGRYIEKEIIFSGALSDELKSWYHDPKLGGVLQHETRSHMRSDLHRYLFASCFAKLQKHAPRLPQFPPRLLPDHVNMSAEAVPFLDRFRVQLADEPSTTVVSHIAKDGHYYIHYDPSQCRSWTVREAARLQTFPDNYFFEGNRTQQYWQVGNAVPPFLAKQIAEVVLDFMESSEG; from the coding sequence ATGCGCAAGATCGCTAGTTCCTGGCAGAATGCAAAACAAGAACATATGTCAACAGCAAAAGCCGCAATTCCGGTGATTGATTTGTTCGCCGGGCCAGGAGGGCTTGGCGAAGGTTTTTCGTCATTGCTTGACGACAAAGGAAATCGTCGCTTCGAGGTCAAAGTCTCCATCGAGAAGGATCCCATCGCACACAAGACGCTGTCTCTGCGCGCGCTAGTTCGACACTTCAAAAAGGACAAGATTCCCGACTGCTACTACGATTACGTTCAGGGAAAGATCACTCGCGAGGAACTTTTTGGTCATCCTTCAGTTCCGGAGGCTGCGCGCCTTGGCGCGCAAGAGGCCAAGTGTGCAGAGCTTGGGGTCACGCCCCACAAAGAGATCGACGCGTGGATCAGAGATGCCCTAGGCAACGCCAAGCAATGGGTGCTGATTGGTGGTCCACCCTGTCAGGCCTACTCGATGGCGGGGCGCTCACGACTACGCCCCAAAGACCCGGAGAACTTCGAAAAGGACAAGCGCCACTTTCTCTACACGGAATATCTGCGGATCATCAAAGAGTTCGGTCCGTCTGTCTTCGTGATGGAAAACGTCAAAGGCATGTTGACGTCACAGCATGGGGGGTCTCCCATTTTTGACCGAATCCTGTCTGACCTGCGCTCACCGGGTAACGGCCATGAATACCGCATTCGGTCACTGGTGGTCGAAGGCGAAGATCTGGACCCACATGACTACGTGATCGAATCCGAAAACTATGGTTTACCGCAATCCCGGCACAGGGTGATCCTGTTCGGGATTCGCTCGGATCTTGCCGGACAGGCAGGCCCATTGCTCGGCCAACCTGAAAGGTTTTTGCTGAAAAAGCGCAAGGGTAAGGTCGGCGTCAGATCTGCCTTGAAGGGGCTACCGCTGTTGCGAAGCAGGCTGTCCAAAGAACCGGACAGTCAAGAAGCTTGGCTAGCTGCCGTCAAGCAAGCCCCTCACGGCTTGAAAGGATGGCGCTTACCCATCAGGAGCATGATCGAAACGGAAATGGATGCCGCTTGGAAAAAGGCTCAAAAATATGAGTCATCCGGTGGGCGTTATATCGAGAAGGAAATAATCTTTTCAGGTGCGCTTTCCGATGAGTTGAAGTCTTGGTATCACGACCCGAAACTTGGCGGTGTTCTCCAACACGAGACGCGCAGCCACATGAGGTCGGACCTTCACCGCTATCTGTTTGCTTCGTGTTTTGCGAAACTGCAAAAACACGCCCCTCGACTTCCGCAGTTCCCTCCGCGACTGCTGCCTGATCACGTCAATATGTCCGCTGAGGCGGTCCCATTTCTCGACAGATTCAGAGTCCAGCTGGCAGATGAGCCTTCGACGACGGTTGTTTCGCACATTGCCAAAGACGGGCATTACTACATTCACTACGACCCATCTCAGTGCAGAAGCTGGACCGTTCGTGAAGCTGCGCGCCTTCAAACCTTTCCAGACAACTATTTTTTCGAAGGAAATCGAACCCAGCAGTATTGGCAGGTGGGCAATGCCGTACCCCCATTCCTAGCCAAACAAATTGCTGAAGTCGTCCTTGATTTCATGGAGTCGTCTGAAGGCTGA